AGTTTTACGAGTGGGCCATCAGTCTGTCGCTGCAATCCATTTGCCTATGAAATAGTCGTCATTCACAGGATTAGACATTTTAaccgttaaatttgattcgattcgttattcgtTTCGATTCGATCCAATAATTTTGGATATCCGTAAACCTTCGaagcaaaacaaatactaaaaatcaatatccgttaaaatcgaagcaaatcacaaatactaaaattttgggaagcggatatccgatccgatccgacaatatataaatacatatatatcttgattatatttaaatttttaaatgtataaattatataattattattctaatatatgatttgacaaattctatccacattattacttatataaaagtattacataaaaGGAAGTGAAAAGAATTACGACAACTATaacttttttcttaagttttgtcttattataattgttaactaagtttaaaaaatttacaaaatatgtagcttcattacttcttttaatttttatcttatatatcatgcaaaaaaatattttacaaaacatttttgtgtacaaatttttaagattatttgtattaatcaaaacagatatctgtattcgtaaatatccgcaaatatctatttatttttgggaTATCCGTATTTTTTCGAAGTAaagcaaatcgaaaaattagatatccgtgacatatgaagcaaatcacaaataccttcaaaagcccggatatccgatccgtgccAGGCCTAATTCACACCTCTCCCTCCCCTAATTACTCGAGGTTCAGTGTTTTAGGGCAAAGAGTTTGTGTAATTCTAGGGAGATCGTTGAGATACTACGGGTGTGCTATTctaaatgatatattattttgatttagatCTAATCTGTTGTAGTTGTTTTGTTGAGCAGGTTATTAGGATTACGAGTAAAGGATGATATCGTGTTGATCAAGAAAGAAGATGAGTGGAGAGAAAGCTTGTGGTGCAAGTAATACACTGAAGAGTACGGAAAAAGTCCAGGTAAAGAACAAATATGTCTGGACTACGAAGAACTTTTGGCTTCAGTTTCTTGCTACTTATCATGTTGTTGTATCAGGTTTTCTTAAGATGATTTAAAGTAATGTATATGTTATTTGTTCATGCTCAAGCAAATGTCGATCACACACAGAAACTAAACCATGacttttttctctgttttgctcCTAGGCATTCTTGCTTGTCTTGTCGACGGGTATATGAGCATTGCCATGGAGAAAAACCGAAGAGTACGTAAATGCCCAGCTAAAGAACAAATATGGTGACGCTTTTATCCGTGGAAACAAGGGTAATAATATAATCTAATCGTATCGTATCACAAATTCACAATCATCTTTATCTAATTGCTTACTTTCTTGCGGTGTACGTATCTGGAAATTTTGATGTCTACATGTAGTTCTTTACATCACCACAACGAACAAAACCTCGGCAGATGTAACCTAGCTTTCTTGCATCACCATATGAATGGCCCATCTATTTCTTCTATCTCTAGCATTTGACTAGTAGGATATATAACAGCCATATATTTGTAACTTCTATTTACCATTccacttgttttttttgtattacaACGCTGTCACTCTGGTTGCGTCCGAACATCTACAGATGTATACATAATGAATTTTGTATGTTTAAATTTACATGTTAAGACATTTTCAGCCTTTTTTTAACTTGTGAAAAGCAAACGCTGAACACAAACATGATTTATACATTCATCGTGGCGACGCGTGTAtttgtaattattaatttaccaaaaacattgTTTAACATAGTAAATATTATGGTCTTATTTCCTTTATAAAAATACACTGAACATATAAGCAAATGCAGAAtaaaatcttctctaaatcttcCTATTCACACATTTCCTTTTATTGTGAAAGAACACAAATTGATTTTCTTCTTATtcccatttttattttaaaaagctaTCTCTTGTTCTGATCACAACGCTCTTATCTAATCAAGAActtcaaaaatctataaacatcCACAATATCTCCTAAGGCATATTCATTCGGTTGAAGCAAAACATTttgagagagatggagaaaaGAGGACATGTATTGGCAGTGTCATATCCAGCGCAAGGACATATCACACCAATCCACCAATTCTGTAAACGACTCATCTCTAAAGGTCTCCAAACCACTCTTGCTCTTACCACTTTCATCTTCAACTCCATCAAACATGACCCATCTGGTCCAGTCTCCATAGCCACCATCTCCGATGGCTACGACCAGGGTTTTGACTCGTCTGGCTCCATCCAAGACTATGTCCAAAGCTTTAAAATCTTTGGCTCTAAAACCATTACAGACATCATCCGCAAACACGAAACAAGTGATAACCCCATCACTTGTATCGTCTATGATTCTTTCTTGCCTTGGGCATTCGACGTTGCCCGAGAGTTTGGTATAGCTGCGGCTCCTTTCTTTACGCAGTCTTGTGCTGTTAAGTATGTTTACTATCTTTCTTACATAAGCAATGGAAGCCTGAACCTTCCCATTGAGgagtttcattttcttgagcATCAAGATTTGCCTTCTTTTTTATCTGCTCCTGAATCTTACCCTGCTTACTTGGAGATGGTGCTCCAACAGTTTACAAACTTTCAAAAGGCTGATTTCTTACTCGTTAATACCTTCCAAGAGTTGGAGCTTCATGTTAGACCTCTTTTCCTAAAACTTTCTCAACCATGTCGTTTTGCTGTTCATGTCCTAATAACTATGTTTAATGTCCTAActagtttatttttctttacagGAGCAGGAGTTATTGTCAAACGTTTGTCATGTGTTGACAATTGGTCCAACTGTTCCATCAATGTACTTAGACCAAAGGATCATTTCAGACACAAATTATGATCTGAATATCTTTGATTTGAAAGACGCTGCCTTCTGCACTAGCTGGCTGAACACAAGGCCACAAGGGTCAGTGGTGTATGTAGCATTTGGGAGCATTGCTAAGCTTAACAATGTGCAGATGGAGGAACTTGCTTCAGCAGTAAGCAAATTCAGCTTCCTGTGGGTTGTCAGAGAAAAACTGCCATCAGGATTTCTTGAGACACTGGATAAAGACAAGAGCTTGGTCTTGAAATGGAGTCCTCAGCTTGAAGTTCTGTCAAACAAAGCCATCGGTTGTTTTTTGACTCATTGTGGCTGGAATTCAACTCTGGAGGCATTAGCCATTGGGGTTCCCATGGTAGCTATGCCTCAATGGATCGATCAACCTATGGATGCAAAGTACATACAAGATGTGTGGAAGGCTGGAGTTCGTGTGAAGATAGACAATGAGAGCAGGATTGCCAAGACAGAGGAGATTGAGTTTAGCATTAAGGAAGTGATGGAGGGAGAGAAGAGCAAGGAGATGAAGGAGAATGCGAAGAAATGGAGAGACTTGGCTGTCAAGTCACTCAGTGAAGGAGGCTCTACAGATATTAACATTGACACATTTGTATCAAAGGTTCAGAGCAAATAAGTTATCACATGAAGTAGCAAAGATTTCTATTGAGTCAGTATTTCTTTCAGTGTAATCTTTAAGTTGATTCTTCATCTGGTTAATTACTTCCCAATCTTACAATGTTCTCTACCATATATTGTCTTCGTTTCAATAGGCTTTTTAGGTGTCTGTCATCACTCATCactatcatttttttgtttaaccacTGGTATTTCAGTTTCAATGAACAGGACCTCGGCAGATAGAGCCTAACTCTCTTGTATTACCATGTCTGACCATCTTCTTCTGGCATTTGACATGTtttctattaactagatcttttcttgaactaattttatttttttttgaactaatttaataaattaatataaatgtataattgaTATGGTTTAACGATATATAATTTTCTACAAGTTAAATGTtgaccaaaaaatatttcaatatttgAATACATTAAATTAGTTCAAAAATGATTTAGTTGCTAGAATAAAGCCAACGAGTCTTAACGTCTCAAGACATGTTTTCTTTTGCCCTTAACGTCCACTCTATTTATTGAACTTTTTGGCTTGTCTTAATTGACCTCCGCGGCCTCTATAATTGTCATTCGTGTTTGCGACTCACTCTCTCAAGTGTTTTCGACGGAAGGTATGACTCAACGTGGAACAATTAAGCCATCATCTTCCGAATCTCATGGTTATGTTGGATGTAGTTTCCTCCATGATGTTTTTGTAATCTGGAGCCAGAGAATCTCCCGCTAATGGTTTGGAAGAAAGCAACTAAAGATTTATAACTTCTATTTACCATTccaccttttttttatttataattctaGTACAACTCTGCCACTAGGTTTGCGTCTGAAACATCTACAGAATTCTGAGAAAGAGCCAAGTTTATTATTCTGAGAGCCCCTTAGGGTTGCGTAATTGATCTACAATGTTCTTTAAACGTCATCATTTTCGTCATAATTTGATGTCATCTTTACAATTATAAAGATGGAACGAATAGAAGATTGGTTTGATTTTCGTTTGTaaacaatcaaatcaaatataacaaattgataatttattttatgtacaTGTTGGACCTGATACTTTAGTGTTGTCAAACtcataaaattttgtttcataaGCTGTTACTTATTTATGTgaacatataatttata
The window above is part of the Brassica napus cultivar Da-Ae chromosome C3, Da-Ae, whole genome shotgun sequence genome. Proteins encoded here:
- the LOC125584328 gene encoding UDP-glycosyltransferase 74F2-like → MEKRGHVLAVSYPAQGHITPIHQFCKRLISKGLQTTLALTTFIFNSIKHDPSGPVSIATISDGYDQGFDSSGSIQDYVQSFKIFGSKTITDIIRKHETSDNPITCIVYDSFLPWAFDVAREFGIAAAPFFTQSCAVKYVYYLSYISNGSLNLPIEEFHFLEHQDLPSFLSAPESYPAYLEMVLQQFTNFQKADFLLVNTFQELELHEQELLSNVCHVLTIGPTVPSMYLDQRIISDTNYDLNIFDLKDAAFCTSWLNTRPQGSVVYVAFGSIAKLNNVQMEELASAVSKFSFLWVVREKLPSGFLETLDKDKSLVLKWSPQLEVLSNKAIGCFLTHCGWNSTLEALAIGVPMVAMPQWIDQPMDAKYIQDVWKAGVRVKIDNESRIAKTEEIEFSIKEVMEGEKSKEMKENAKKWRDLAVKSLSEGGSTDINIDTFVSKVQSK